One window of the Sparus aurata chromosome 7, fSpaAur1.1, whole genome shotgun sequence genome contains the following:
- the LOC115584948 gene encoding galactose-specific lectin nattectin-like, with the protein MASALPLLVLLCLAIGQLDGRRVKGLSRYKICYYRTAWTRLGSRYFVVEPRSLTMADAELNCIRLGGNLASIRSYREHVWIRGLIRRVLRSDKHAWIGLFDAVQERKWLWTDGSKVRYTRWARKQPDNHRGKEDCTQINSGDYWNDRPCTDRVPSVCVRRR; encoded by the exons ATGGCGTcagctcttcctcttcttgtgcTCCTTTGTTTGGCCATTGGACAGTTGGAC GGGCGACGTGTTAAAGGTCTTTCTCGTTATAAAA TCTGTTATTATCGTACTGCTTGGACTCGGCTTGGCTCGCGCTATTTCGTGGTTGAACCCAGAAGTCTGACGATGGCTGATGCAGAG ctcaaCTGCATTCGTCTTGGTGGGAACCTGGCCTCAATCCGCAGCTACAGGGAACATGTCTGGATCAGGGGACTGATCAGAAGAGTCCTTCGCTCTGATAAGCATGCCTGGATTGGGCTGTTTGATGCAGTTCAG GAGCGAAAGTGGTTGTGGACTGATGGGTCAAAGGTCCGGTACACTCGCTGGGCTCGCAAGCAGCCTGACAACCACCGTGGAAAAGAAGACTGCACCCAAATCAACTCCG GGGACTATTGGAATGATAGACCATGTACCGATAGGGTTCCTTCCGTTTGTGTGAGGAGACGTTGa